CACCAGAGTATAGAACCAAGGCCGTAAAGCTAAAGGACCAGCTAAGGATAGTTGATTTTACGTCTTCATGGAAAAATTCTACCTTACGTTATTGAAGTTTTTATCATTAGCATTGAATTATGTAAGTACTAATACCATTAAAGTATCTATTTTTAGATAATATGCTTGACCTTGAAGTAATGTCTCAAGTATTGGATTTGCCAAGCACCCAAAccaaccaaagaaatcaccaccaatgtTGAAAAGTACTTGACCCTGGAGTTGGTCGATTCGTTGGTATCTCTCATCCTCTCctctctcttcttcaagtattgCAACTCACTGGCAATTTCGGCAGtcatttcttcaactctaCGCAATTCCACCTCATTTggcttcaacttttcagcCACCTGAATAGCGTTCCAGTCTCTGGCAGCAGCACCACTTTCTATGTCCAATTCGACTTCTCTAGACAAGTGAGAGTATTTCACCTTCGTCTCTAAAACGTTGGTGAAACAAACATCAAATGCAGCACTGTGGAAACTGGTGAAGGTTATCCTGGCACTGGTGCCAATATCATTCTTCTTGCGGAGTTCATTTCCAAGCGAATCGGTTACAACCACGTTAAGCTGTTGGCCATCTCCAATACGTCCATTAGTTTTAATGTTGATGACAACCAATTGGTTTTCCCCCACGAAGTCTCGAATGCACACGGGTTCGGGGTTGGCCTTGGCCAAGATATCCACGTTCAATGCAGTTATAAAGGTAAACAACGTCGCGATGACGAGTAACATACTGGAGCTTTTCATTTTGTTAACGTTGGTGCTAAAAACAACTGTTGATCTGGCGTGAAGTGtccaaatttttcagttgCGCGTTCACGCCCTCTTCTACAAGGGTGCGCGAGTTTAGAGACATCTGCTGCTTTAGGCAGTCAACAGTTAATACATCTGAAAATTCGCACCAGCCGGGAAATTTTTCACACACTCGATTCTAGACAACCAACCATGGCTAAGGCCAAAACTACACACACAATGGTCAAGCTTGTGTCAGCGGCCAAAACCGGATACCAGAAGTGGTTCAATATTCCAAGACATACCCAGAGactcaacttgattttgtatGACCCCGTGGCAAAGAGACACTGTTTGTTCAccgaagaaaagaagagaaaagtCCCATTGGTGATCCCAAAAGACTTTACCCGTTCCCACCGAGTGTAAAAAGCCGTCCTTATTTAATCCCATGTCTTGTATATATGAACAATCTCCGTTTAATGAAAGAAAACTGTTTTTATAACTAAATAAAAGCTAACCTATTTACACGATTAATTGTATGATTTGATATTCCAGTCTCCATCTGGGGCAATGTGAAGGTTGCTGTTATCTCCTATGACTGTTACAACTTCCTTTTGGGCCttcaccaagtacttgtCGACgacattcttcaagtcctcGTTGTCGATATCCAAGAACCGCTCTCTTCTATCTTGTCTCATATCATCCGTGATACCTTCAATAAAGGCTGCTACTCCTTGCAGAGCAACGTGTGAGGGAGCATCAACACTTTGGAAAATCGATAACTTAGCCTCCTGTAAGTCTTTGGCGTCCCAGTTGGACTCTAATTTGTCTAAAGCAATCTGAAATGTCTGTCTATAAGAATCAACTGACTTTAATGGATTGGGGTCTCTGTATGAGTAGAAATTTATAGTACCACCCAAACCATCGTAAGTCATTCCTCCACCGTACGCTCCATTGGCTTCTCTTATAACTGAATGTAAATGTTTGGAAGATAATAATTGTGCCAAAACTTGCAAAACTGCTCCATCCATAGAAGTGTACTCAGCGCCGAGTTTGGCGAGCGAAGAGTACCCGATTTGAAAAGgcaagttgatcaaagtcaGGGTTTTGACTTCAGGGTAGGAAGTAGAAAATCCCTGAGTGAACCCAGAAAGCACATTCTCATTTTCTAAAGACTTCAAAGAGCCCATACGGTCATCAAATGTCTGTATGAGGCTTTCAGCTTCCGACACAGCGCCTGCATCTCCGATCAAGCTGTACTCAAACCCTGGGTTCGATCCTTTTGTaaatccaccaacaacatAGTCTTGGATTTCATTCAATGTTGGCAACAATTCGGTTGTCAAGAAATCTTTACCTTTTGCTTCTAATTCCCTGTTAAGTTGCATAATAAACTCAACCTGACCAATACCAGAAGTGATATTTCTAATGTTCTTGCTGACTGTCAACTGAGAGTTTGAGAAAGCTGAGGAGTATGAATGGCCTCTTTCAGCAATACTGTTCATCTGGTTTTGACCGAGATTCTTGACTAGAgtgttcaacttgtcgaCCACTTCAGGCTCGTTCGTGAGCTTGGTCTCAGTCAAAATCTCTTTCCACAACTCAAAAATGTACAGAGAATTCTGTTGCAAGGCCATACCGGTAGCAACGAACTTTAAGTTTGTTTCTGAGATGTTAAAAGGATTGGTTTTGTTGCTCACTGAGAAGGAAACACCACCAGTGTGCTTTTGGATCttggtttccaaatcaaTAATTGAGGTTTGAGAAGTTCCTGCCAAATTGGTGAGACATGAGATGAACAAAGGAATGTAAGGATAATACTTAGTGGGCAAGTAACCAAAATCTTTGGCAGCAGTGGCATACACCAACCCATTAGTATCCACTATTCTCTTCTGAACCTTTTTAGAGTTCACTTCTCCGAATTTCAACCGATAGAACTCACCATTTCTTGGGATATCCTGCAACGTCAAAGTTGGCAAGACAGAAAcgtcttcctcttcttgTTGCTTGGCTGCAAGCTTCAGTGCTCTTTCTAAAATGACCTGtttgtcttcttcctctAAGACTTCCACTTTACTTTTTAATCTCTGCTTCTCTTCCTCTGCCAACTTCGTAGTGAAGTCTTCGTCTGGAATCATAGTAAAAGTAAACTTGGGAGTGTTTGGGTTCAACAAGGAGTTCTCCAACAATTGTtcaaacatcttcaatccGTTGGTCTCATAGTCATTCTTAaactgttgaagaacagCCTCTACTTGTAAAGACGTGATGGGattcaactcattgatcCAACTCGACACTATAGAGTGCAATAATCCCAAGCCAAAGTCTGGTTTgtgtttcttgaagttcaattcGATTTGATGCAAAATTGCTTCTACTCGTTCTCTGAATACCTTGGAGTCAGACTTGAAGTCTGGAAGTATTTTGTTTTGTAAGATTTGTTTaaccttttcttcaagaccATCTACTTTCtccttggtcaaattgttcaatCCAATAGTGAACGACAACaaggaggtggtggagtccAAGCCCGAGTTGACAgtgaaatcatcaccatacTCCTTCTCAATCAATTCTTGATAGAATGGTGAGCTGTGTCCGTCACACAACAACGAGTTGAGAACCTTCCACTGGAAAATCTCATACTGCTTCTCTTCATCCAAGGGATCTCCCAAATACCAAGTAATAGACGACTTGTACTGTTCAGCCACGGCTTTTCCGCTCATCACGTCTACGGGCCCATTGATAGCAGCCACATTCTTCGAACTATCGGTATTATTTTGAAAGGTAGGTTTCATAATGAGGTTTTTGACACCTCTGGCACCGAAAGGCTCGTAGCATTTAGCCAACTTTTGCAAGTGTTCCATCAATGGCAAGGAGCCATAAGTGAATGTCTTTGCATTGGAAGGATGGTAACACGAAGCATGGAAGTCAACTAAATCCTCATACTGTAAATCGGTGATCTTCTGAGGGTCTCCACCcgagttgttcaaagaaCCGTAGATGGCTTCCTGAAACTTAATCCAATAATAAtaagaagagttggagtATTGGCCCTTCATTTCATTATAAACAACTCCCTTGAAAATCAACGGACTGGACTTGTCATCAGACACCTCGTTTTCCAATCTCCAACCTTCTTGGGTGAAATCTTCGTAGGTCAATAATGGTTCAAATACAGATGACAAATATACATCCATTAAGTTTTCAAAATCCCTGGcatttgtggttgcaaacgGGAAGTAGGTGTAGTCGTGGCCCGTCATGGCGTTCATGAAGTTGCTCAAGGATCGGTTGAGCATCTTGAAAAACGGATCCCTGACTGGATACTTGTATGATCCACACAAAGTGGTGTGTTCCAATATATGAGGAACACCGGTGGCGTTGGGAGTATTTGTCTTAAAAGCCACCAGGAACACATTGTTACGGTCATGGGGAGCATCTAGGTGAAGGTGCTGACTGCCTGTTCTCGCATGTTTGAGTTTAACTGCAACTAACGAGAACTCCGGTATGGGCTGCACTTGTTCAATGGTGAATCCATGATAGTTTAATCCAATAGGgtatttgttcaagatcttggcctGGTTATAAGCAGTAGCAAACAGTCTTCTTACCTGCGTACTTAGCGGCGCACTTGGTTGGGCGCCTACTGACAGCAACTTGGTGAACCGTCTGAGCATTCTCAAAGTAAGTGAGTTGAATGATGGAAGTTCGCAGTTTCTGCGATGGCCAGTGTCTGTCTCACCAGATACGGTTGATAGTATTTACAGGGGAAATTGTGATTTCCTGTTACTGTattcaagatcattgaaGTGTgcgtttgtggttgaagacTATTTAGTTGTTGTAAGTTGGTACTAatcttttgtttcaaagGGACTTTCAATGTTTCAAATAAGTTCGTACAGGATCGGTTAATTTTTGCAAACGTCTAAAACTGTAAAGTCTGGCGATGAAAAAATGACTAATTGGGTATAAACGGGCACTATCACTATGAACCCACTATATAGAAAGGGCGGGCATCACCAAGTCCGTGCTTTCTCATTTATTTCCATCCTAACAACACCGTCCTTAGGACCAACGGCGTTATCAGTTCTGTTACCGAAACAGGAGCGCTGAGGTGCGACCGGCCTCAAAATCTCACGTTCAACATTTTCTAATCGGTAGATCCCTCCCATGAGTAAACACAAAGAAACCCCCCAAGTGTCAACGGCCGGAGGGTTTGTGGCCGGAGCATTAGCGGCATGTGGTGCCGTGACCTTCACCAATCCTATAGAGCTTATCAAAACCAGAATGCAATTACAAGGAGAATTGACTAAGGTTGACAAAAATGCCGTCAAGATTTACAAAAACCCATTCCAAGCCTTTGGTGTTATATATAAGAACGAAGGGCTTCGGGGCTTACAAAAAGGGCTTGTGGCCGGATACTTCTATCAGATTGGATTGAACGGATGTAGATTTGGCTTCTACGAACCAGCAAGATacaacttgaccaaattgTTCAATCCAACTGCACTTAAAGAAGGTGAAAAAGCTCCTCAAAGCTTGGGGATTAACGTGGCGGCCGGGTTCATCTCGGGGACGGCAGGGGCTACTATTGCTAACCcattgtttttggtgaaaacCAGAATGCAGTCATATAGTGCTGTTAAGAATGCTAGTGGTCAATCGGTGGCCGTTGGTCAACAAACTTTCTACAGATCGCCATTTGAaggtttgaagaaaatcttCAAGGCCGAAGGTATAAAGGGGTTGTTTAGAGGTGTAGATGCCGCTATTTTGAGAACCGGTGCCGGGTCTTCAACTCAACTTCCATCTTATTTCTATGCGAAAAGCTTGGTGATTGACAATCATATTGTTGCGGAAGACTCGATTTTGGTTCATTTAATTGCTTCCTCGGTGGCTGGTTTGGCAGTAGCTGTGATGATGAACCCATGGGATGTCGTACTTACCCGAGTATACAACCAGAAGGGAGATCTTTATAGTGGAGTAGGTGATTGTATTGTCAAGACCGTGAAAACAGAGGGAATAACAGCATTTTATAAAGGATTCTGGGCACAATTATTCAGAATCGGACCTCATTCGATCTTGTCCTTGATGTTTATGGAGCAGTCGGTCAAGTTAGTGGCTCAATTAGAATCGTACTTGTAGTATTATGATATAGATAATAGAGACTATGCGTGTCGTGGCCATTTCCTCCGGGGTGGGTACTGTGGACCAAACAGTTGAGTCGTGTACACACCACCGATACAGGGGAAAAAAATCCGACCCGCGAACCTGAAAGGCAAAAAGATAGCCTTAGAAGAGTTAGTGTAAGCAAAACTTGAGAACCACAACGCACTTCTATTTGTGATACGCTCAACACTATTGGATAAGCCTTTAGAATATCCTTTCTTCTGGTATTACGCTTTATACGCTTCCTGTATTCAGTGACTTTCGTTGGTCTAAAACATCAGATTAAACTGGGGTACCTTATTTATAATACTCAGGTAAAAACACTGGCTTATTGGTTGATTTCCCATCATAACCCAGCCACCCCACTTTAATTATTATTCCCTTCAACCATCCTTCCCGGTGAATCAACAACGTGCACATACTACCAATAGTGAAgttttttccaagtttacTCTCCTATGCGTGATTCCAACTATAAGTCTATTAGTAACAATAGGGCGGCGGTGACTATCAGTTCCACCGTTTATGATAGAAGAGCTTTGGACGTCACAAGTGACAGACCTTTGGTCAACTCATTGAATCACTTGACCTACCTTGTTTCATCCCTGGCTAAAGTAAGAGAAACCTTATCAACCGATGGAGGTATAGAAAGATTAATTGAAATCCTTCATGAGTGCAACAACTGCAACTTTGGCTCAAGTGACAATATTTTCACCAGtgaaaagaagatcttgaccGCCTGGAAATGGACTTTAGGATTTCAAtgtttggtgttgatcgGTACTAGAGGTACCGAGAGCATCAGACAAAGAGTCGTAAGGGCGGGTATGCTACCCATCATAGCCACGGTTTTGGATAATTATATCACCCTCCATGACAGAGCCTTCATCCAGGCCAATAAAGGTATGACTCTTCAATCCAGTGGATTTCTGTCCCAAGTTTTGGGAGGTAGCACTGGCACTCAAGAAGCCTCACAAATACAACAAAACATACCAACCGCAACTGCTCAGCCACAAGGTGACCTTCAAGAAATAAGGCCAGTCGGTGGCATAACTGACAATACGGAAGAGATAGCTACTGATACTGATTTGAGTggcaacttgaacttcttggtaCAATTTGAAACATTTCAGAATAACTTTAGGATGGACGATTCAACATCCGCTGCAGCAGCGATGGCCGCTTCATCTTCAGTGCAACCACATTCTTTTTTCAGCGGCAGACATCCGGACAGCTTGACTAATGAAGATTATGAAAGCTTGAGTATCGAACAattattcaaattggttAGAACTGCTGAGACTTGTGATTTATTGGATAGCCAAAACGTTAATAAtatcagaagaagatactTGATCTTAATAatcatgaagaagttgaaggctGAAAAGGAAGGAGAATTACTCGATACCagattcttgaacaacactGACTATGATATGGACAACAGTCTACAATTTTTGTCAGATATGtatcttcaagatgaaaagtCAGCATACCTTTCTAGCTTGGCCACTTCCAAAGCTTCTCCCCGAAGTTTTACCGAAACCGGGGTAATTATTCCTAGAGAGGACGATATTGGGTGGTCGCTTCAGTTATTGGCATACATTTCAAAATATCCTAACCTTAAAGATAGTTTGCAACACACACATCTTGTCATTGACATAAGTGTCAGAGATAAACAGCTAAAGTTGTTCATCGAAAATCAgttgaaaacaaaaatgaagaaggatTTGGCCATCAAACAAAGGCCTACGATTAAACCAAAGTCAAGACGGTCTAAATCGGTGAGTTTAAGACTGGGGGGTGAAACAACTCCTATCATTAATAGTGGTATTACCCAGAGAGATTCGGCAAATTCTCGGTTGAGTTTTACAGCTTCTGCTTCTAATTCTCCTCAGATGATAAATAGTCTTAACTCCCTTCGGGATGACAACTTCATCCTTGACCAAGACAAACTAGATTTATGTGACGACGATGACACAAATGTTGAAAGTGGATTGAGAGTTGACGATACAAACGTTGAAGGCATTCAAGATGACGGATGTGAATCAGACCCTGAAATTGGTTCGGTTTCTGAATCTGGTTCTGACAATGAGAACTTTGGTAACCTCTTATTCCCTTCATTTGATCAGAACAAGTTAAGTGAGTTGTATGAGTCCATCTTGGATTCAGAATCTATCATGGACACTTTGGATCGGGAGTTTGCATTGCATGAATTGAACGAAAAAATCAGCAAATGCATTGAACGTGCTAGTCAAAACTTGAGCACTTCTATCACGAAAAAGAGATTAGAACAAAAGCAATATTTGAAGCAAAAGTGGAACTACGACACATATGAGAACTTCAatattgatgatcaagtGAACAATCAGATCAATGAGCTCCAAAACGATCCCGACTATGACGATTCATTGATCGAGTACAAAAAAGTCAACTTATTTCCTATGGTGGAAAAGTTCACGTTCTTGGCTGGTACTGACATGTATTACTGGTCGGGTGTTGTGATGAGAAACTCTTGTAGAAGAAATGAACACCGCGGTGGAGTAAGGCAGTGTGGAAACTTAGATTGCGGTAAGTGGGAGACGTATCCCAGGGAGTTTCTGAAATGCAGAAGATGTAAGAGAACAAAGTATTGTACCAGAGAATGTCAAAAGAAATCCTGGCATTGTCACAGAAATTGGTGTATTCCAAGCACAAGCTCAACCACCAATAACGCCAATGAAAGCCAGGTGGCCGAAAACGACGAAAACGAAGAGCCAAGAACAGCTCAAGTGCAAAATATCTTAGTTAATCCTAGCGAGGTCGCTAACGATGCTGAAACTACTGGGGATAACATCAATAACAACAACTATGGAAacgataatgatgatggGCATCAGGGTACTGTAAATTAGAGTTTATAATATATATTCAGAAGAATGTATAATAGATTTTCATTCTTGTAGAGTCGTAAATTGTCTCTGAGGAAATCAGAATTTTAAAGGTAATCCATAAACTATAGGTGCACTTCCGTTCAAGTATTTTAGGTTACAGtattttcttccttctttaACACTTTCGGTAACCGTAAGGCTTGATCCTTCGCCACACAAAGAAGTCAACTTGAATACCCCCATAGTGAACTTATCGATGTCCTTGTCCGTAACGTCCCAAAGGTTTGCGAGTACCATAGGGGAACCACATGTTAGCCAATTGAGAACATTTCCGTGCGGTTCAAGCATTCCATTGGTTGTGATATGGCCAGACGAGCAGCCAAATAAGAGACTTGGAGGAAGCTCTTTTCtggagttggtgaacttgaataagGATGATGCTTTGATGTACTGTTCGCAACCACCATGGCCCACATAAACGAAGAGGTCCTTCTTGAGGATATCCAATAAAAACTTATTGTTATCCAGAGGTGAACGGCCGACGATACCTTCCCAAGAGGACATACTTTCAAATAGCTCAGAAAACCTTGCTTCCGACTTCACCAAGTCTCCACCAGGATTGAGCAAATACATCGTGTTCCAGCTTTTTTCCTTCTGCTTTGTAAAAGTCGGATTTTTTTTAAGCGTTTCTAATAATAAGTCGATGGAAGGCATTCTTGATACTGATTTATCCGAAAGACAACCCAAGGACTCCCATGGGATACTGTGACATGTTGGACCAGGGATAAGGACAATATGTTCGCCTGGATTTGAAGCCTTATCCTCGAATTCGTTCATCAACTCAACGAATTCATGGTGAAACATGTCAACATTCACTTCATCATAAGCGTTTTCTTCCCCCAAGTACATCAATGAATCCATAATGAAATAGATTAGATCTGCGACTATAGCTTTCTCGATTTCGACGGAATCAGCATCAGTCCCAATACTGAGATGTAATTGAGAGATTATACCAACAATCTGGGTGTTCAACTGAGTGTCCCTGGGGAAGGAGGGTAAATACTTGTAAAGGAGTTCATGGAACTTATTACTGaaattttgaaattgaatcGACTCTTCGTCATGATTACCAAAGATGCCTCTGAAAGCGCCTAGCCACTGATAttcaataagttcaagtacttctttGAGTTTCATGTCTAAAGAAAATCTCAAACGCCACCAATTTGTTCTATCTTCCTTGGTTCTGATCTTGGAAGTGGTTTGAGGTTTAATTGAATCGTCACTTCTCTTAATAATAGCATTAAGCTTATCCAAGGCCCCAGTAAACGAGAGAGATGAGGCTGTACTTCCATGGTCCATCATCCGTTTCAATGGAAGCCGTAAGCATATTGGTTTGTAATCTGACTCTTTACTCAATCTTGCTAGTACAAGCTCATCACTCCCTGAATCAATGTCCAAAGTAATGATTGTCCAATTGGCCGGCAATAAGTTTTTGACATCTTCACTAAACCCAAGAAAGTCATATTTATGTTCAAATTTCAACCCAGACAACGGAAAGATGTCTTCAGGTTCAGCCGCAGACTCTTCCCTCATATGCCTTTCATGTTTAATTGGTAAGGATCTGATAAAGTCATGCAAATAGTAAATTTCATACCTCTGAGTCTCTGAAATTGGAGAAATAGAGTTCACAACACTTGTTATATGGGCCATTTGGTTGCTTATGTTTCGAAGCGCATGCACCGGGAAACTATGATTTGAGATCACCAGAAGTAGTTTTGTGTTCGCTTCCGCTAAAGCGTCGGTGATCTGTCGAATATGCTGAGACTCGTTGACCATATTGTCTACTAAGCatggtgaagaaaagacAGAATTAAGGATACTGGAAAATGCTGGTATGTTGACCAAACTGTTCATGATCTGACCAACATCCACCCTCACGGCATCTAATTCTGATGCTTGGTACGTCGGTTCAATACTGGAGTGAAACATGGAAAGATGAAGCTGTGATTCGTGTATCAATTCTTTAAAAGGTGAAACAGTATTAAACGACTCACCAGGTAAGCTAAGGGTTTGTACAAGCTCTCTTTGGCGAGCACTGAATGCCTTTATGTGTTCGTCACTTTTTTCGACTAGGTAGTAAAGCAAATTGCTACTGACGCTCAACAAGCTGAGTGAGTCGTCTATGTTCAAGGATGTGATCTGATTTcctttcttcaattctgAAAGTGCTGTTTCGTTACGTTCtaacaacaagaagttaTCTGAAAGATAGAAGTGGTTGATTCCATTAACAAGTGGAAACTTGTTGCATTcgttcaatttcttcaattcagcAATGTAGTGGGAAATCTCTCTTGAAATTCCCAATAGTTTCAGCGTTTTGATCATGGAAATACAGAAAGAGGACATCAAAGATGCAGACTGCCATCTAAGTGCCACTCGATCCTTTACCGGAACATCTACCGTGATTTTCTTTATAATGGAGAGGAGCAACTTCGAGCctgttttcaaattctgGTAGCTTGCTGTATATCTCCCTTGTCTCAGTCTTAATTCAGAAGCTGTAAAGTTAAGATTTACTACTAAAAGtaagtttttcaacttttcgCTGATTCCTAGACTTGCTGAGTGATATGATAGGTTAAACTCAGTCTTTGATTTGACGAATTTCAAAAGCATCTCATATTTGTTGTCAGCTAAAACAAGATCTCGTTGTTCAATATAGGACTGTACTTGTAATAGCTTCCAAGCTGCCAATCCACGAGCAGATAATGCAGAGGACGTCCTTCCTGCAGCAAAAatctctttcaacaacattCCGGACGAATCCAAAAGACTGTGAGCTTCTTGGTAATTCTCCAAATATATGGAAACAgtcaccaagtccaaaagAAGGTAGAACCTGAAGCACTGGAGTTGAAAGTTTCCTGTTAAATCCCTCGAACATAGATATGGTGAAAGTAATTGGTGTAACTTCTTGTGAAGCTTGTTAAACTTTAAGTAATTCACTAAACAAGATAAAATTTCAATCTCGTATTCATTGGGGTTTGACTCTAGAAAGCAGTATTGATTGAACAATTCAATCGATTGGTCTATTGATTCTTCACTCCACTCAATGTTGATAGTCTTATGCAATTGGATTCCACTGATAATTAAATAGTGGAAGGGTTCACGGGGATTTGCCAATGAAATATCCAAGTAACTGTCTAATTCTTGGATTGTGTAGTAATAATAAAGACAAATTAATCTCAATGTTTCATCATTTAAATGGATACTTGTCATTATATCATTTGCAACAACTTCCTGGTTCACGGATGAACTTTGGATATGTTCAAAGAGATTTATGCACAAAGCAGTAATGAATAGCTCGCTCAATTCACTGCTTTCACCGAAAAGAGAGACAGTAAAGTTGGGAATTAAGTCAACTAGTCCTAAAATCAAGTGGGCTAATGGTCTCGAATTCAAAAGGTTTTTGTCATCAATGGTACGGATAGACCCCTGAATTGTGGAGAGGAAGACAATGACCATACTTCCAGATTCTCCTACTTTTCCGTGTTCCATCAACATCTGGCTTGTTTTCTCTACCTTGCTTTGAAGTATATCCCTATCTTGGGAACCACTGTTCGATTTGTTGTAGATCTCATATTCGTAGTCAATACAAGCTTCAATACAAAGTACTGTCATTGGCAGGAAAGGCATTTTAGCTGCCAAGTTGTACAATAGGTTGGATAAGTTTCTTATTCTCTTGTACTGCTTGAATtttgaaaacaagaaaTGTAGTTGGGCAATAATGTGGAGTGTGAAAGGTATTGACTCGCTTCTATCACTCAAATTCTTGAGGTGGACTGTAATGGAGTCCAAAAGTTCGAAACACTGGCTTGATAAGCTCTTGAGCAGCTTGTAGTTATTCTTCATGTATGTGACAACGGAAGAAATGAAGTCATTATATTTGTCGTGGTCAATTTGTTCTAAAACCCCTAAGCATGCCAGCAAAAAGGAAGGTTCCGTAAACAAGTCCCTGATCTGACAGCCTATAATCGCTTTATTGAATGTGTCTAAGTCACTCTGGTTATTTGAAATGCCCTGAAGAAGGTTTATAAGTTCTGACTTCGACAATGAAGG
Above is a window of Yamadazyma tenuis chromosome 1, complete sequence DNA encoding:
- the ESP1 gene encoding separin protein (BUSCO:EOG092603JK; EggNog:ENOG503NYNA; COG:D; MEROPS:MER0010982) is translated as MKWINVHATPESSTKHYQNIITILNGLSTLSRKLSKLPKFNAEAVIAKLTLKIVEFQYLKNGKITTSSSNLKYDNIPGLQPFYEDLTKTVPELHNLSDVTWNSDDSPSLSKSELINLLQGISNNQSDLDTFNKAIIGCQIRDLFTEPSFLSACLGVLEQIDHDKYNDFISSVVTYMKNNYKSLKSLSSQCFELLDSITVHLKNLSDRSESIPFTLHIIAQLHFLFSKFKQYKRIRNLSNLLYNLAAKMPFSPMTVLCIEACIDYEYEIYNKSNSGSQDRDILQSKVEKTSQMLMEHGKVGESGSMVIVFLSTIQGSIRTIDDKNLLNSRPLAHLILGLVDLIPNFTVSLFGESSELSELFITALCINLFEHIQSSSVNQEVVANDIMTSIHLNDETLRLICLYYYYTIQELDSYLDISLANPREPFHYLIISGIQLHKTINIEWSEESIDQSIELFNQYCFLESNPNEYEIEILSCLVNYLKFNKLHKKLHQLLSPYLCSRDLTGNFQLQCFRFYLLLDLVTVSIYLENYQEAHSLLDSSGMLLKEIFAAGRTSSALSARGLAAWKLLQVQSYIEQRDLVLADNKYEMLLKFVKSKTEFNLSYHSASLGISEKLKNLLLVVNLNFTASELRSRQGRYTASYQNLKTGSKLLLSIIKKITVDVPVKDRVALRWQSASLMSSFCISMIKTSKLLGISREISHYIAELKKLNECNKFPLVNGINHFYLSDNFLLLERNETALSELKKGNQITSLNIDDSLSLLSVSSNLLYYLVEKSDEHIKAFSARQRELVQTLSLPGESFNTVSPFKELIHESQLHLSMFHSSIEPTYQASELDAVRVDVGQIMNSLVNIPAFSSILNSVFSSPCLVDNMVNESQHIRQITDALAEANTKLLSVISNHSFPVHALRNISNQMAHITSVVNSISPISETQRYEIYYLHDFIRSLPIKHERHMREESAAEPEDIFPLSGLKFEHKYDFLGFSEDVKNLLPANWTIITLDIDSGSDELVLARLSKESDYKPICLRLPLKRMMDHGSTASSLSFTGALDKLNAIIKRSDDSIKPQTTSKIRTKEDRTNWWRLRFSLDMKLKEVLELIEYQWLGAFRGIFGNHDEESIQFQNFSNKFHELLYKYLPSFPRDTQLNTQIVGIISQLHLSIGTDADSVEIEKAIVADLIYFIMDSLMYLGEENAYDEVNVDMFHHEFVELMNEFEDKASNPGEHIVLIPGPTCHSIPWESLGCLSDKSVSRMPSIDLLLETLKKNPTFTKQKEKSWNTMYLLNPGGDLVKSEARFSELFESMSSWEGIVGRSPSDNNKFLLDILKKDLFVYVGHGGCEQYIKASSLFKFTNSRKELPPSLLFGCSSGHITTNGMLEPHGNVLNWLTCGSPMVLANLWDVTDKDIDKFTMGVFKLTSLCGEGSSLTVTESVKEGRKYCNLKYLNGSAPIVYGLPLKF